In one Bacteroides intestinalis DSM 17393 genomic region, the following are encoded:
- a CDS encoding sensor histidine kinase: MKTDKLKYAFAFILLLCAFLCGVNFKRWYTANHRIERIISLMYSSSPYYDCYGNFEELLRQEFRKQGIEPVFNKFYLDFNTVDPKEGIKNMEAYLEIIKDKPVALILTVGDQAVSALFNTRHRLLSSVSVVACNVHFPDEKLIKEYERRKVYVLRDAPDFQRNIDFIKSLRPQVGIDVIYNIDLTPLGRKSFDLLTRFADRKEMRLLGCGTAFSVEPEYKELQEMVEHYNLMPARAGSHVGKDEITISLCPFRYTKGTSLFVDMEKSKSGQKKEVFLLDKFDQMSLPITKALNIPSFSCIRQGFGEDAKIVGGYMATDEISARTAADFSVRLMNKEKIGMPKIRDMEKEYVLDWTYFSAYADFDVENVPENVRIINYSFYDRYRNELYFLTGLFILAFILVLVSWLRIRRRSREERKNLEMLEEIHKRLTLSMDGGRVALWDIQGENIEFDENYTRLVGMEQRTFVRTDFLKYAYPDDVSLLNSLYETLHQSTDMHVRRVRFSFSEENYRWYELRCRSLKDAKGRIMLAGVMQDIQLQVEREEQLIQAKQMAENAELKQSFLNNMSHEIRTPLNAIVGFTNLLVGEGGDEIEPEEKKAMLEIINRNNELLLKLVNDVVEISRLDSGNLDLKIKEWNMTTVVKEIYMAYQTLIKPSLQFHLVLDESLSLPVRIDRMRFIQVISNFLNNADKFTRSGSVTLGCSVDKEHRKVSVYVQDTGKGIDEKELMMIFDRFYKTDEFEQGSGLGLSICKVIIERLCGHIEVQSEVGKGSRFTVILSLMDII; the protein is encoded by the coding sequence ATGAAAACCGACAAACTAAAATATGCTTTCGCCTTCATTCTCTTGCTATGTGCTTTTTTATGTGGGGTCAATTTTAAACGATGGTATACTGCCAACCATCGGATAGAAAGAATAATTTCTCTTATGTATTCTTCCTCTCCTTATTATGATTGCTATGGAAATTTTGAAGAGCTTCTGAGGCAGGAGTTCAGAAAGCAGGGAATAGAGCCGGTATTTAATAAATTTTATCTGGATTTCAATACTGTCGATCCGAAAGAGGGGATAAAAAACATGGAGGCGTATCTTGAGATCATTAAAGATAAGCCGGTGGCACTGATTCTTACTGTGGGCGACCAAGCTGTATCTGCCTTATTTAACACCCGTCACCGCCTGCTTTCCTCTGTCTCTGTAGTAGCTTGCAATGTACATTTTCCCGATGAAAAACTTATAAAGGAATATGAGCGCAGAAAAGTTTATGTGTTGCGTGATGCACCGGACTTTCAACGTAATATCGATTTTATAAAATCTTTACGGCCACAAGTCGGGATAGATGTTATTTATAATATAGATCTGACTCCTCTTGGACGCAAATCGTTTGATCTGTTAACCCGGTTTGCCGATAGAAAGGAAATGCGGCTATTGGGTTGTGGGACTGCTTTCTCTGTAGAACCGGAATATAAGGAATTACAGGAAATGGTCGAGCACTATAATTTGATGCCTGCAAGAGCGGGTAGTCATGTTGGTAAAGATGAGATAACCATAAGCCTTTGTCCTTTCCGTTATACCAAAGGGACCTCTTTGTTTGTCGACATGGAGAAATCAAAGAGTGGGCAGAAGAAAGAGGTTTTCCTGCTGGATAAATTTGATCAGATGTCGCTCCCGATAACTAAAGCCTTGAATATTCCCTCTTTCAGTTGTATCCGTCAGGGATTTGGGGAGGATGCCAAAATTGTGGGTGGTTATATGGCTACTGATGAGATTTCTGCGCGTACTGCGGCCGATTTTTCTGTTCGCCTGATGAATAAAGAGAAGATCGGTATGCCGAAAATAAGGGATATGGAAAAGGAATATGTACTGGATTGGACTTACTTTTCAGCCTATGCAGACTTTGATGTGGAAAATGTGCCTGAAAATGTGCGTATTATCAATTACTCATTTTATGATCGGTATCGGAATGAGCTTTATTTTCTGACTGGATTGTTTATCCTTGCTTTTATTCTGGTATTGGTCAGTTGGTTGCGCATCCGTCGACGTTCGCGTGAGGAACGAAAGAACCTGGAGATGCTTGAGGAAATTCATAAGCGGTTGACGCTTTCCATGGATGGAGGACGAGTTGCCCTTTGGGATATTCAGGGGGAGAATATTGAATTTGATGAGAATTATACTCGTTTGGTGGGAATGGAACAGAGGACGTTTGTGCGAACCGATTTCTTGAAATATGCGTATCCTGATGATGTATCCCTACTGAATTCATTATACGAAACATTGCATCAATCTACGGACATGCATGTTCGGCGTGTACGTTTCTCTTTTAGTGAAGAAAATTATCGCTGGTATGAACTACGGTGTCGCAGCCTGAAAGATGCAAAGGGGAGGATAATGCTGGCAGGTGTTATGCAGGATATTCAGCTACAGGTGGAGCGTGAAGAACAACTCATTCAGGCTAAGCAGATGGCCGAAAATGCTGAATTGAAGCAATCTTTTCTGAATAATATGAGCCATGAAATCCGTACTCCGCTGAATGCTATTGTCGGATTTACTAATTTATTGGTAGGCGAAGGTGGCGATGAGATTGAACCGGAAGAGAAGAAAGCTATGCTTGAGATTATCAACCGTAATAATGAACTGCTTTTGAAACTAGTCAATGACGTAGTGGAAATATCGCGTCTGGATTCCGGTAATCTGGATCTCAAAATAAAAGAATGGAATATGACGACGGTTGTGAAAGAGATTTATATGGCTTATCAGACACTAATCAAACCCTCGTTGCAGTTTCATCTTGTTCTGGATGAAAGTCTTTCCTTGCCCGTCAGGATAGATCGTATGCGTTTTATTCAGGTTATTTCCAATTTTCTGAATAATGCGGATAAGTTTACCCGTAGTGGTTCGGTAACATTGGGATGTAGTGTGGATAAGGAGCATCGGAAAGTTAGTGTCTATGTGCAGGATACGGGAAAAGGAATTGATGAGAAGGAGCTCATGATGATCTTTGACCGTTTTTATAAAACCGATGAGTTTGAACAGGGAAGCGGACTTGGACTTTCTATTTGTAAAGTCATTATTGAACGGTTGTGCGGGCATATAGAGGTGCAATCTGAAGTAGGAAAGGGGAGCCGTTTTACAGTTATCCTATCGTTAATGGATATCATTTGA